The stretch of DNA GCACGCTCGATGAGATCCTTTAATTGATAAGCCGCCATGTCACCAGCATGATTTTCAATGGCAATTTTAATACCATGATCTTTAGCATAGGATTCAACAGTTTTACACACAGTGACGACGCGACCCATATGGGGCTCTAAGCCCTTGGGTTCACGGCGTAGTTCAGCAGAGCCCATATAACACCGAGCCACATCGGAACCAACTAAGTTGGCAATTTTAATGGCAAGCTTAAGGTGCTCTATGTCCGTGCCCCATTTGTCATTATAGTTTTTAACAGATCCACAAATCCCTCCTGTGCCTGCTTGGATCTTTATTCCCAAACTTTGTGCTTTTTTAGCCAAATCTTTGAGGTAGGCAGGGTTATGGCTTTTATAGACATCTAAATCTGAAAACAAAACGGTGTCTAGCTTTTGCTTGGCGGCATAATCAAGTAATTGGTCAGCGTCCCAATTCCAGGCACGAATGCTAAAGTTATCAAAACCGAGGGCTAATTTTTTCGGTGAATCATTAGCTGGTGATTGGCATGACTCAAAGAAGAGTCCTGCGCCAATAATCGCTGAGCTCTTTAAAAAGGTTTTTCGGTTCATCGTCACTTCCTAATCTAAAGTCTTATTAATTTATCTGAGGATAAGATATCAACC from Lentisphaera araneosa HTCC2155 encodes:
- a CDS encoding sugar phosphate isomerase/epimerase family protein translates to MNRKTFLKSSAIIGAGLFFESCQSPANDSPKKLALGFDNFSIRAWNWDADQLLDYAAKQKLDTVLFSDLDVYKSHNPAYLKDLAKKAQSLGIKIQAGTGGICGSVKNYNDKWGTDIEHLKLAIKIANLVGSDVARCYMGSAELRREPKGLEPHMGRVVTVCKTVESYAKDHGIKIAIENHAGDMAAYQLKDLIERAGPDYVGATIDPGNAAFTLEDPIENLKILGPYVLSSGIRDTAIFKNDTGGITANWCKMGEGSVDWTQYFELWRKLCPDAPVQLEIISTWGKTIAPKTDEAFWKNYQDIRDVDYKAFEKLATQWKKAPLHLHKDRHSKEFMLTDLENSLDYCKNTLKLGLK